Proteins encoded in a region of the Alphaproteobacteria bacterium genome:
- a CDS encoding tripartite tricarboxylate transporter substrate binding protein: MQSISRTILAFGLAAGLGLGAIGLPQTAAAEWQPQKPVEFVIMAGQGGGADRLARLIQSIIEKNDFSNQPFIPINKGGGSGAEALRYLKDKEGDPHVIMATLNSLYTTPLRNPGIGVDIMDFTPVARLAEDTFVLWVNSDTDINSVEDYVAAVKATGADNWKMGGTGTGQEDSLVTAMLENAYGIGHTYVPFKGGGTVAKNLVGGHVNSTVNNPSEQLGFYEAGKSRPIAAFTPERIAVFPDVPTFGELGKDDMVYYMQRSVVAPGGIPADAQAFYEEVFQKVNDSPEWQEYTDSKALNRAWLTGDDLMSYFNDEREKHRALLKSTGEID; this comes from the coding sequence ATGCAATCTATTAGTCGGACGATTCTGGCCTTTGGCCTGGCGGCCGGGCTCGGGCTCGGCGCTATCGGGCTCCCGCAGACCGCGGCCGCCGAATGGCAGCCGCAGAAGCCGGTCGAGTTTGTGATCATGGCCGGTCAGGGCGGCGGTGCCGACCGTTTGGCACGGTTGATCCAGAGCATCATCGAAAAGAACGACTTCTCGAACCAGCCGTTCATCCCGATCAATAAGGGCGGCGGATCGGGCGCCGAGGCCCTGCGCTATCTCAAGGACAAGGAAGGCGACCCGCACGTCATCATGGCGACGCTCAACAGCCTCTACACGACGCCGTTGCGCAATCCCGGGATCGGTGTCGATATCATGGACTTCACGCCGGTTGCTCGGCTGGCCGAAGACACGTTTGTCCTGTGGGTAAACTCGGACACCGACATCAACTCCGTTGAGGATTACGTCGCGGCGGTCAAAGCAACGGGCGCCGACAACTGGAAGATGGGCGGCACCGGCACCGGGCAGGAAGACTCCCTGGTCACGGCGATGCTCGAGAATGCGTATGGGATCGGGCACACCTACGTCCCCTTCAAAGGCGGAGGCACGGTTGCCAAGAACCTCGTCGGCGGTCACGTCAATTCGACGGTGAACAACCCGTCCGAGCAACTCGGCTTCTACGAGGCCGGCAAATCGCGGCCGATTGCCGCGTTTACTCCCGAACGCATCGCTGTGTTCCCGGACGTGCCAACCTTCGGCGAGCTCGGCAAGGACGATATGGTGTACTACATGCAGCGCAGCGTCGTCGCTCCCGGCGGTATCCCGGCCGACGCGCAGGCCTTTTACGAAGAGGTCTTCCAGAAGGTCAACGACTCACCGGAATGGCAGGAATATACCGACAGCAAGGCCCTCAACCGTGCCTGGCTGACCGGCGACGACCTGATGTCCTATTTCAACGACGAGCGTGAAAAGCACCGCGCATTGCTGAAGTCGACGGGCGAGATCGACTGA
- a CDS encoding ABC transporter permease, whose protein sequence is MSARTAPGARHISVLVYPALMLAVFFVIPFGIMLATSFYARVDGALFEPAFQLENYTRFFTTFFVRVLGFSLFAAAFAALISTVIAFPFTYHLTRMRRRRQVPILVFILAVLSLSEVIIGFSWSTLLSRTAGVSNLLVWLGLMEQPTSWTPGLGALLIGLCYLGFPYTVLVLYPTLSRLDPELPEAARMLGASPVRTFFTVVVPALRNTIIGAIIMVFVFTLGAYLLPQVLGRPQHWTLSVLITDQAIFQSNVPFAAALAIFLMLVSLALVAITLMIGREQEATR, encoded by the coding sequence ATGAGCGCGCGAACCGCGCCCGGCGCGCGCCATATCAGCGTCCTCGTCTATCCGGCGCTGATGTTAGCCGTCTTCTTCGTCATTCCCTTCGGCATCATGCTGGCGACCAGCTTCTACGCACGGGTCGACGGCGCGCTCTTCGAGCCCGCCTTTCAACTCGAGAACTACACCCGATTCTTCACAACTTTCTTCGTCCGGGTGCTCGGCTTCTCGTTGTTCGCCGCGGCCTTCGCCGCCCTCATCTCGACGGTGATCGCCTTTCCCTTCACCTATCATCTGACCCGAATGCGTCGCCGTCGACAGGTTCCGATCCTGGTCTTCATCCTCGCCGTCCTGTCGCTGTCCGAGGTGATCATCGGGTTCTCGTGGTCGACCCTGTTGTCGCGCACCGCCGGCGTGTCGAACCTGCTGGTCTGGCTCGGACTGATGGAGCAGCCGACGTCGTGGACCCCGGGGCTCGGCGCATTGTTGATCGGGCTCTGTTATCTCGGCTTTCCCTATACCGTGCTGGTCCTCTACCCGACCCTATCGCGGCTCGATCCCGAACTGCCCGAGGCGGCGCGGATGTTGGGCGCATCCCCGGTGCGAACGTTCTTCACCGTCGTCGTCCCGGCCCTGCGAAACACCATCATTGGCGCCATCATCATGGTTTTCGTGTTCACCCTGGGCGCATATCTACTGCCCCAAGTGCTGGGACGGCCCCAGCATTGGACGCTTTCCGTGTTGATCACCGATCAGGCGATCTTCCAGTCGAACGTGCCGTTCGCGGCGGCGTTGGCGATCTTCCTGATGCTGGTGAGCCTCGCTCTGGTCGCAATCACGCTGATGATCGGCCGCGAGCAGGAGGCGACGCGATGA
- a CDS encoding ABC transporter ATP-binding protein: MSGLSLIGVGKSFGALQAVADVDLEIPHGTFVCLLGPSGCGKTTLLRLIAGLEAPTRGEIRLDGKDLTHVPAHQRGFGMVFQSLALFPHLNVADNIGYPLRIRGTDAATREKRVEELLDLVQLPGLGARSIAQLSGGQRQRVAIARALALDPALFLLDEPLSALDANLRETMQVELRQLQQRLGVTTIVVTHDQREAMTMADIVVVMEHGRVHQAGDPLAIYRQPANTFVADFIGTSNLIHGTVSGGGAIDIGGPIIEVAIEGQRFAENDPVAISIRPEEVHILAAESAGRNQLAGRVSFIRDVGASVEITVDCDRFVVLAITPPKSRPAADLGDTVIVELPAAACVVLPR, from the coding sequence ATGTCCGGCTTGAGCCTTATTGGAGTCGGCAAGTCATTCGGCGCCCTGCAAGCCGTCGCCGACGTCGACCTTGAAATTCCCCACGGCACCTTCGTCTGCCTGCTCGGACCATCCGGTTGCGGCAAGACGACCCTGTTGCGGCTCATCGCCGGCCTTGAGGCGCCGACGCGGGGAGAAATCAGGCTCGACGGAAAAGATCTGACCCATGTCCCGGCCCACCAGCGCGGTTTCGGCATGGTGTTTCAATCGCTGGCGCTGTTCCCCCATTTAAACGTCGCCGACAATATTGGCTATCCGTTGCGGATTCGCGGGACCGATGCCGCAACCCGCGAGAAGCGGGTCGAGGAACTGCTCGACCTCGTCCAGCTCCCGGGGCTCGGCGCACGCAGTATCGCCCAGCTTTCCGGCGGCCAGCGTCAGCGCGTGGCGATCGCCCGCGCCTTGGCGCTGGACCCGGCGCTTTTCCTCCTCGACGAGCCGCTCTCCGCTCTCGACGCCAACCTGCGCGAAACCATGCAAGTCGAACTGCGTCAGCTTCAACAGCGTCTCGGCGTGACGACTATCGTCGTCACCCATGACCAGCGCGAGGCGATGACCATGGCCGACATCGTGGTGGTGATGGAGCATGGGCGGGTTCATCAGGCCGGGGACCCGTTGGCAATCTACCGCCAGCCGGCCAATACCTTCGTCGCCGACTTTATCGGCACCAGCAACCTGATCCACGGCACGGTCTCCGGCGGCGGCGCCATCGACATCGGCGGACCGATAATCGAGGTCGCTATCGAAGGTCAGCGCTTCGCCGAAAACGACCCCGTGGCCATCTCTATTCGGCCCGAGGAGGTGCACATCCTTGCCGCCGAGAGCGCGGGACGCAATCAGCTGGCCGGCCGCGTCTCTTTCATTCGCGATGTCGGCGCAAGCGTCGAAATCACCGTCGATTGCGACCGCTTCGTGGTTCTCGCCATCACACCGCCGAAATCACGGCCGGCGGCCGACCTCGGCGACACGGTCATCGTTGAATTGCCGGCGGCGGCGTGCGTGGTCTTGCCGCGATGA
- a CDS encoding tripartite tricarboxylate transporter TctB family protein, whose protein sequence is MRAAEFVMAGALALLSLYLMYESAKLPIGWETDRGPGGGAFPFWLSLGILICSIVIIIRAAKGITPESRSTEPYMDFARIKLFAISAGSITAMAALFHFVGVYVALPLFFIFYVRFVGRHSWRTALALAIAMPIGTFMFFEVGLKILLPKGITEPLFYPLYAFFF, encoded by the coding sequence GTGAGGGCGGCTGAGTTCGTCATGGCCGGAGCGCTCGCGCTGCTCTCCCTCTACCTGATGTACGAAAGCGCCAAGCTGCCGATCGGTTGGGAAACCGACCGCGGCCCGGGTGGCGGCGCCTTCCCGTTCTGGCTTTCGCTCGGCATTCTGATCTGTTCGATCGTCATCATCATCCGGGCGGCCAAGGGGATCACACCGGAATCGCGCTCGACCGAGCCCTATATGGACTTTGCGCGGATCAAGCTGTTTGCCATTTCGGCCGGCTCGATCACCGCCATGGCGGCGCTGTTTCATTTCGTCGGGGTATATGTCGCCCTGCCCTTGTTTTTCATTTTCTACGTCCGCTTCGTCGGCCGCCACAGCTGGAGGACGGCACTGGCGCTGGCGATCGCGATGCCGATCGGAACGTTCATGTTCTTCGAGGTCGGGCTGAAGATTCTGCTGCCGAAGGGAATCACCGAACCGCTGTTCTATCCGCTCTATGCGTTCTTCTTCTGA
- a CDS encoding glycosyltransferase, protein MHHKSRDTGVSGERLRVAVLVDLIWSPLAGGHVKCWERLAHAATRRSDLDLTVHFSGTSERVVDLSENVRFRIHRSVFSTARLPFLGHIPDHTDLSPYHPDVARCISDVDVIHTTDGFFAFARTGARLARRKSIPLVNSVHTDTPSYTRVYTRQMINRLFGDGVGSRILLDRLQLDRRLERNMRNKLERHQIQSTHSLVATEDECLRLRAARPNRSVHVLGRGIDRSQFHPCQRDREWLRDTFGVPVDRVIVLFVGRLDSGKRILTLAETVRGMVDSGLPIHLFCAGRGPDRQLVIDRLGDHVTAPGFVTADLMPKVFASADILAMPSEIEVFANVVPEAMASGIVPVVSSGSRMGRLLEDGRTGIVIDGAETENWTSAISDLVRHPERMTAMGREARLAAETSLPSWDDILANDLVHLWRQAATGQSGSEDD, encoded by the coding sequence GTGCATCACAAGTCACGCGACACGGGGGTCTCTGGCGAACGGCTGCGGGTGGCGGTGCTCGTCGACTTGATTTGGTCGCCCCTCGCCGGCGGACATGTGAAGTGCTGGGAACGCCTTGCACACGCCGCTACCAGGCGGAGCGATCTCGATTTGACCGTGCATTTTTCCGGGACTTCCGAGCGCGTTGTGGATCTTTCCGAAAACGTCCGTTTCCGCATTCATCGGTCGGTGTTCAGCACGGCTCGGCTACCGTTCCTCGGTCATATCCCGGACCACACCGACCTCAGCCCCTATCATCCGGATGTCGCGCGCTGCATTTCGGACGTCGACGTGATCCATACCACGGATGGCTTCTTCGCCTTTGCGCGGACCGGCGCTAGGTTGGCCCGCCGCAAGTCGATCCCGCTGGTCAACTCCGTTCATACCGACACGCCAAGCTACACGCGGGTGTATACGCGGCAGATGATCAACCGCTTGTTCGGCGACGGAGTCGGCTCCCGCATCTTGCTCGATCGGCTGCAGCTCGACCGGCGGTTGGAACGGAACATGCGGAACAAACTCGAGCGCCATCAGATACAGTCGACGCATTCGTTGGTGGCCACGGAGGACGAATGCCTGCGGCTGCGGGCAGCGCGCCCGAACCGAAGCGTCCATGTCCTGGGACGCGGTATCGACCGGTCGCAATTCCATCCGTGTCAAAGGGACCGGGAGTGGCTGCGCGATACCTTCGGCGTTCCCGTCGACCGCGTCATCGTGCTTTTTGTCGGCCGTCTCGACAGCGGCAAACGCATTCTGACTCTCGCCGAGACAGTTCGCGGCATGGTCGATTCCGGTCTTCCCATCCATCTGTTCTGCGCCGGCCGCGGTCCCGATCGGCAACTCGTGATCGATCGGCTTGGCGACCATGTGACCGCGCCTGGGTTCGTCACCGCTGACCTCATGCCCAAGGTCTTCGCCAGTGCCGATATTCTGGCGATGCCGTCCGAGATCGAGGTTTTTGCGAATGTCGTACCGGAAGCCATGGCATCCGGCATCGTCCCCGTTGTGAGCTCCGGTAGCCGAATGGGGCGCCTCTTGGAAGACGGCCGCACGGGCATCGTCATCGATGGCGCAGAGACCGAAAACTGGACGTCGGCAATTTCGGATTTGGTCCGCCACCCGGAGCGAATGACCGCCATGGGACGCGAGGCGCGGTTGGCGGCCGAGACGTCGTTACCATCGTGGGACGACATCTTGGCAAACGATCTTGTTCACCTATGGCGCCAGGCGGCTACGGGACAGTCCGGGTCAGAGGACGACTAG
- a CDS encoding extracellular solute-binding protein, whose translation MKAKTIVTTKKAGPISRRWLIQGAGGLVAVAAIGIPAIHVKAAEVLKVGTYGGYFKDSFDKYIYPDFFKETGIEIESIAEPTGEAWLVQLEAAARAGRAPADVSMMAQVARAKGEKSKLWAPLDEAKMPNIENCLPNFVQRYPDGTIAGIGAVSWYITLVTNTDVYPDPPASWKALWDDSNRDRLGLLALVSNSFLLEITARTWFGGTDILSSEEGIEKVFDKLAEVKPNVKLWFRDEGQFQQALETGEIPMGQYYHDVTGLAAATGNPVRSTFPEEGGVLDSGSWSVSKASDKIEQAEIFINYMCRPEIQASLARNVGTAPTVKRSLLDLTSEEFAAVASDITPIIPRYDMYAERDTWLNQTWTEMIAG comes from the coding sequence ATGAAAGCGAAGACTATTGTGACAACCAAGAAAGCAGGCCCGATCAGCCGTCGCTGGTTGATACAGGGCGCAGGCGGCCTGGTCGCGGTGGCCGCGATCGGCATACCGGCCATCCACGTCAAGGCGGCCGAGGTTCTCAAGGTCGGCACCTATGGCGGCTACTTCAAGGATTCCTTCGACAAATACATCTATCCGGATTTCTTCAAGGAGACCGGGATCGAGATCGAGTCGATCGCCGAGCCGACCGGTGAGGCCTGGCTGGTCCAGTTGGAAGCGGCAGCGCGCGCCGGACGGGCGCCGGCGGACGTTTCGATGATGGCACAGGTCGCCCGCGCCAAGGGCGAGAAGAGCAAGTTGTGGGCCCCGCTCGACGAGGCCAAGATGCCCAATATCGAAAACTGCCTGCCGAATTTCGTGCAACGCTATCCCGACGGTACGATCGCCGGCATCGGCGCGGTGTCGTGGTACATCACCCTGGTCACCAATACCGACGTCTATCCCGATCCGCCTGCGTCCTGGAAGGCGTTGTGGGACGACTCGAATCGCGATCGCCTCGGCCTGTTGGCCTTGGTCAGCAACTCGTTCTTGCTCGAAATCACCGCCCGGACCTGGTTCGGCGGCACCGATATTCTCAGCAGCGAGGAAGGGATCGAAAAGGTCTTCGACAAGCTCGCCGAGGTCAAACCCAACGTAAAACTTTGGTTTCGCGACGAAGGCCAATTCCAACAGGCGTTGGAAACCGGAGAGATTCCGATGGGGCAGTATTATCACGATGTCACGGGACTCGCGGCGGCGACCGGAAACCCCGTGCGCTCGACGTTCCCCGAGGAAGGCGGCGTTCTCGATTCCGGTTCGTGGTCGGTGTCGAAAGCGTCCGACAAGATCGAGCAGGCGGAGATCTTCATCAACTACATGTGCCGCCCGGAAATCCAGGCGAGCCTGGCCCGCAACGTCGGCACCGCCCCCACCGTCAAGCGCAGCCTGCTCGATTTGACGTCGGAGGAATTTGCCGCCGTCGCCAGCGACATCACGCCGATCATCCCGCGCTATGACATGTATGCCGAGCGCGACACTTGGCTGAACCAGACCTGGACCGAAATGATCGCGGGCTAA
- a CDS encoding aminopeptidase P family protein: MTNSDDASSDVGPPRGFSPSEFESRLTRASRLMREAEIDALFVTTEPNVRYFTGFDTQFWASPTRPWFVVIPANAAPIAVIPEIGARGMEIAGIDDIRTWPAPRPEDDGISLLGAALAEVGNRYGRIGATLGPESHLRMPPDDFGRLRDALRPIEVVNATAIMRALRGVKSPAEIDKVRHICRLASESFTALETSLEIGDSERAACRKMRIDLLERGADTSPYLMGVSGPGGYDNIIMGPTDRRIMAGDVLIIDTGTTFDGYYCDFDRNFAFGAVDDAARRAHDVVYRATDAGIAAARPGATTSDLWAAMNSVLEAGGALGNNVGRLGHGLGLQLTEWPSNRPGDDTPLVPGMVLTIEPGMEFAPGKMMVHEENIVVTDGDAELLSVRAAPEMAVIS, translated from the coding sequence ATGACTAACTCGGATGATGCGTCCTCGGATGTGGGGCCCCCGCGCGGATTTTCGCCATCGGAGTTCGAATCCCGTCTAACCCGCGCCAGTCGCCTGATGCGCGAGGCCGAGATCGATGCGTTGTTCGTAACCACCGAGCCCAATGTCCGCTATTTCACCGGCTTCGACACCCAGTTTTGGGCCAGTCCGACGCGGCCATGGTTCGTAGTTATCCCGGCCAATGCGGCGCCGATCGCGGTCATCCCCGAGATCGGCGCACGCGGAATGGAGATTGCCGGTATCGACGATATTCGCACCTGGCCGGCGCCGCGGCCGGAGGATGACGGTATCTCATTGCTCGGTGCGGCACTCGCCGAGGTCGGCAACCGCTATGGCCGGATCGGCGCGACGTTGGGACCCGAATCGCATTTGCGTATGCCGCCGGACGACTTTGGCCGTCTTCGCGACGCGCTCCGCCCGATCGAGGTGGTCAACGCGACGGCGATCATGCGAGCGCTGCGCGGCGTCAAATCGCCCGCCGAGATCGACAAGGTCCGCCATATCTGCCGGCTCGCATCGGAATCGTTCACGGCGCTGGAAACGTCCCTCGAGATCGGCGACAGCGAACGCGCCGCATGCCGCAAGATGCGCATCGACCTGCTCGAACGGGGCGCCGATACCTCGCCCTACTTGATGGGCGTGTCCGGCCCCGGCGGCTATGACAACATCATCATGGGACCGACCGACCGCCGAATTATGGCCGGCGATGTGCTGATCATCGACACCGGCACCACGTTCGACGGCTACTACTGCGATTTCGACCGCAACTTCGCGTTCGGCGCGGTCGACGATGCGGCACGGCGCGCCCACGACGTGGTCTATCGCGCCACCGACGCCGGTATCGCCGCGGCGCGGCCCGGCGCGACCACAAGCGACTTGTGGGCGGCGATGAACTCGGTTCTCGAGGCCGGCGGCGCGCTTGGAAACAATGTCGGCCGCCTCGGTCACGGCCTCGGACTACAGCTGACCGAATGGCCGTCCAACCGGCCCGGCGACGACACGCCCCTGGTGCCGGGCATGGTGCTGACCATCGAGCCGGGGATGGAATTCGCCCCCGGCAAGATGATGGTGCACGAGGAGAACATCGTCGTCACGGACGGCGACGCGGAGTTGCTGTCCGTTCGCGCCGCGCCGGAGATGGCGGTCATTTCGTGA
- a CDS encoding PIG-L family deacetylase, whose product MFGRQILILAPHPDDEVVGCAAAIGRARARGARVHVTYLTTGVPAPDVLWPWQRHRHGNLVGRRRAEAIAAAKQLAIEPLEFREIPTRALRLHLADTRRAIMALVDRHQIDVLWVPAYEGGHQDHDAANFIASRIESGAEVWEFAEYNFAGGTVRCQTFIDPAGDEISLDLTPDEAARKRSALSLYASEKGNLGHVGTGRECFRPLAGYDYAGPPHPGRTFYQRFQWVPFRHPRIDFTTPEDLCRVLAADATH is encoded by the coding sequence ATGTTTGGCCGGCAAATATTGATTCTGGCGCCGCACCCGGACGATGAGGTGGTCGGCTGCGCGGCCGCGATCGGCCGGGCCCGGGCGCGGGGCGCGCGCGTTCACGTGACATACCTGACGACGGGCGTGCCGGCGCCGGATGTTCTGTGGCCGTGGCAGCGGCACCGCCACGGCAATCTTGTCGGCCGGCGCCGTGCCGAGGCGATCGCCGCCGCGAAACAGTTGGCGATCGAACCGTTGGAGTTCCGTGAAATCCCCACCCGCGCGCTGCGCCTTCACCTCGCGGACACCCGGCGCGCAATCATGGCGCTCGTCGATCGCCACCAAATCGACGTGCTCTGGGTGCCCGCCTATGAAGGTGGGCATCAGGATCACGACGCTGCTAACTTCATCGCGTCGCGAATCGAATCCGGGGCCGAGGTCTGGGAATTCGCCGAGTACAATTTTGCCGGCGGCACCGTTCGTTGCCAAACGTTCATCGATCCCGCCGGCGACGAGATCAGCCTCGACCTGACGCCGGACGAAGCCGCCCGCAAGCGCTCCGCGCTATCGCTTTATGCATCGGAGAAAGGAAATCTCGGCCATGTCGGCACCGGCCGGGAATGCTTTCGCCCCTTGGCAGGTTACGATTACGCGGGCCCGCCCCATCCCGGCCGGACGTTTTACCAGCGCTTCCAATGGGTGCCATTTCGACATCCACGGATTGATTTCACCACGCCCGAGGACCTGTGCCGGGTGTTGGCGGCCGACGCCACGCACTGA
- a CDS encoding ABC transporter permease: MSKLFRNLFMGAVIAILAAPLVVVAGVSLNEQKQLLFPPKGFSLQWYGEIFVQSDWLNAVKNSLVIATGSGLLAISIALPLAYFVWRHRTPYAKALFGLGIAPFMLPPVITALGFLIFWIHAGFYGSMLATLISHGIFFVTLPLVMISLGLESIDEQVLEAARTMGANDRTVFRTVVLPLVRPYIISGYAFAFVLSLNEYIVAYMVAGFTVETLPIKIFNSLRYGYTPVMASVAVLFVGVAILVFGLIARYGDLPKLLGAWSGREG; this comes from the coding sequence ATGAGCAAACTGTTCCGCAATCTGTTCATGGGCGCGGTCATCGCGATCCTTGCCGCGCCGCTGGTCGTGGTTGCCGGGGTTTCGCTCAACGAGCAAAAACAACTCCTCTTTCCGCCCAAGGGATTCTCGCTGCAATGGTACGGCGAGATTTTTGTCCAATCGGATTGGCTCAACGCAGTCAAGAACAGCCTCGTGATCGCGACCGGTTCGGGATTGTTGGCGATCTCGATCGCGCTGCCCTTGGCCTATTTCGTTTGGCGCCATCGCACCCCGTACGCCAAGGCATTGTTCGGTCTTGGCATCGCGCCTTTCATGCTGCCGCCGGTCATCACCGCATTGGGGTTCTTGATTTTTTGGATTCACGCCGGGTTCTACGGCAGCATGCTGGCGACCTTGATCTCGCACGGCATCTTTTTCGTCACCTTGCCTTTGGTGATGATATCACTCGGCCTCGAATCGATCGACGAGCAGGTGCTGGAAGCGGCCCGTACCATGGGTGCAAATGACCGTACCGTGTTCCGCACCGTGGTGTTACCGCTGGTTCGTCCCTACATCATCTCCGGCTACGCCTTTGCCTTCGTGCTCAGCCTCAACGAATACATCGTCGCCTACATGGTCGCAGGCTTTACGGTCGAGACGCTGCCGATCAAGATCTTCAACAGCCTGCGCTATGGCTACACGCCGGTGATGGCCTCGGTGGCGGTGTTGTTTGTCGGTGTCGCGATCCTCGTCTTCGGGCTCATCGCCCGCTACGGGGATCTGCCGAAGCTGCTCGGTGCCTGGAGCGGCCGGGAAGGATGA
- a CDS encoding carbon-nitrogen hydrolase family protein produces the protein MKVLACQIEIPEITTAAQRSSFLDDTIEKISAKQAQEPADLVVLPELSSIEYSRRAFDNLDQLSEDLDGHSFEVFGRAARELSVAICYGIPRIGDEGFHISQVVVDANGSRVGHFDKMHIAHYGASPEKDYFTRGRHVFLFEIAGIRMAPIICYDIRIPELARMLCVDYGVELILHCGAYFVDRSYYSWRHFVVTRALENQAYMLSLNRAGDDYGSSIFCPPWVDETAPEIMLPKEETFASFEIDRARIVEARKTYSFLEDRLPDYRRLDVRDGRSAATKPDTD, from the coding sequence ATGAAGGTCCTCGCCTGCCAGATCGAAATCCCGGAGATCACCACGGCCGCGCAGCGATCGTCGTTTCTCGACGACACGATCGAGAAGATTTCCGCCAAACAGGCCCAGGAGCCAGCGGACCTCGTGGTGCTGCCGGAACTGTCGTCGATCGAATATTCGCGCCGCGCCTTCGACAATCTCGACCAGCTCTCAGAGGATCTGGACGGCCATTCGTTCGAAGTCTTCGGACGCGCTGCCCGCGAACTGAGTGTCGCCATCTGTTACGGCATACCGCGCATCGGAGACGAGGGCTTTCACATCTCGCAGGTCGTCGTCGATGCCAACGGCAGCCGGGTCGGCCATTTCGACAAGATGCATATCGCTCATTACGGAGCGTCCCCGGAAAAGGATTATTTCACGCGCGGGCGGCATGTCTTCCTGTTCGAGATCGCCGGCATCCGGATGGCGCCGATCATCTGCTACGACATTCGCATCCCGGAACTCGCGCGCATGCTGTGCGTCGATTACGGCGTCGAGCTGATCCTCCATTGCGGCGCCTATTTCGTCGACCGGTCCTATTACAGCTGGCGCCATTTCGTCGTCACCCGGGCATTGGAAAACCAAGCCTACATGCTCAGCCTCAACCGGGCCGGCGACGATTACGGCTCGTCGATCTTCTGCCCGCCTTGGGTCGACGAGACGGCGCCGGAAATCATGCTGCCCAAAGAAGAGACCTTCGCGAGTTTCGAGATCGACCGGGCCCGGATCGTCGAGGCGCGAAAGACCTACTCCTTTCTCGAAGACCGCCTGCCCGACTACCGTCGGCTCGACGTGCGCGACGGCAGGTCGGCCGCCACCAAGCCGGACACCGATTAG
- a CDS encoding glycosyltransferase family 8 protein gives MREKHSTSILICFDNAYAPAASVMLTSLFLNNGHLDIDLYAITAGLSSDSLEALDHLCQSFQRRIEFIEIDRQEYDHLKASDHFSQATYFRVFGPDKIAADRILYHDVDLIVQADLAPLLDCDLDGKLFAAALDNNVKPDRRDALALVAGEPYVNAGVLLIDAVRWRHENVAARLVDYYRRNESKIRWADQDMINGCLQGDKLVLDQKWNVLYGDLINDRMRLPDFDTDSFRGIFHFNTVEKPWFQWARYPYRTLYEKYAAVAPIRMTEVTESGFRARKRRIRRFKRRARRRST, from the coding sequence ATGAGAGAGAAGCACTCGACGTCGATATTGATATGCTTCGACAACGCCTATGCGCCGGCGGCGAGTGTCATGCTGACCTCCTTGTTCCTGAACAACGGACATCTCGACATCGACCTATACGCGATCACGGCGGGTCTCAGCTCCGATAGCTTGGAAGCGCTCGATCACCTGTGCCAGTCCTTCCAGCGTAGGATCGAATTCATCGAGATCGATCGCCAAGAGTACGACCACCTCAAGGCATCGGACCATTTTTCCCAAGCGACCTACTTCAGGGTGTTCGGGCCCGACAAGATAGCGGCGGACAGAATACTCTATCACGACGTCGATCTGATCGTCCAAGCCGACTTGGCACCGCTCCTCGATTGTGACCTGGATGGCAAGCTCTTCGCCGCGGCCTTGGACAACAATGTAAAGCCCGATCGTCGCGATGCGCTCGCGCTCGTCGCCGGGGAACCCTACGTCAATGCCGGGGTGCTGTTGATCGATGCGGTTCGATGGCGGCACGAGAACGTCGCGGCCCGGCTCGTCGATTACTACAGGCGAAACGAGAGCAAGATCCGATGGGCCGACCAGGACATGATCAACGGTTGCCTCCAGGGAGATAAGCTAGTCCTCGACCAGAAGTGGAACGTGCTTTATGGCGACCTCATCAACGACCGGATGCGGCTTCCCGATTTCGACACCGACTCCTTTCGCGGCATCTTTCATTTCAACACGGTGGAAAAACCCTGGTTCCAATGGGCGCGATATCCCTATAGGACACTCTACGAAAAATATGCGGCGGTCGCTCCGATCAGAATGACGGAAGTTACCGAGTCCGGATTCCGCGCACGGAAGCGGCGGATTCGGCGCTTCAAACGCCGTGCGCGCCGGAGATCTACTTAA